A genomic segment from Leptolyngbya boryana PCC 6306 encodes:
- a CDS encoding CobW family GTP-binding protein, translated as MQSVSTQSEPKMDAPKTGLPVTIITGFLGSGKTTLLNHILTNQQGLKTAVLVNEFGEIGIDNELIIQTDEDKNMVELSNGCICCTINNDLVDAVYKVLERQDQIDYLVVETTGLADPLPVALTFLGTELRDLTRLDSIITVVDSENFSLDLFNSEAAYSQIAYGDIILLNKTDLVDEATVDALEVRIRDIKEGARILRTVKGEIPLGALLSVGLFESDQFFDPHAEHQHEGHDHHDHDDHAHDHSNCDHDHGHCNHDHDHDHHHHSHHLENDGFTSVSFESDKPFSIKKFQHFLDNQLPTNVFRAKGILWFDESPKRHIFHLSGKRFSLDDDEWKGKPKNQLVLIGQNLDHEALRSQVEACLGVSSENRGKGFGR; from the coding sequence ATGCAATCAGTCAGCACTCAGTCCGAACCTAAAATGGACGCGCCCAAAACTGGGCTTCCGGTTACGATTATCACAGGCTTCTTGGGAAGTGGTAAAACCACTCTGCTGAATCATATTCTGACCAATCAACAAGGTCTGAAAACAGCAGTCTTGGTGAATGAATTTGGTGAAATTGGGATTGATAACGAACTCATCATCCAGACTGACGAAGACAAGAATATGGTGGAACTCAGCAATGGATGTATTTGCTGCACCATCAATAATGATCTGGTGGATGCGGTCTACAAAGTTCTAGAACGTCAGGATCAAATTGATTATTTAGTAGTCGAAACAACAGGACTCGCTGATCCGTTGCCTGTCGCATTAACATTTCTTGGCACAGAACTGCGGGATCTGACTCGATTAGATTCGATCATTACCGTTGTCGATTCTGAAAACTTCAGCTTAGATCTGTTCAATAGCGAAGCGGCGTATAGCCAGATTGCTTACGGCGATATTATTTTGTTGAACAAAACGGATCTCGTCGATGAAGCGACCGTCGATGCGCTAGAAGTTCGGATTCGAGATATCAAAGAAGGCGCACGGATTCTCCGAACGGTGAAGGGAGAGATTCCGTTGGGTGCTTTGCTCAGCGTCGGCTTGTTTGAATCCGATCAATTTTTTGACCCTCATGCAGAACATCAGCATGAAGGGCACGACCATCACGATCATGATGATCATGCGCATGATCATTCCAACTGCGATCACGATCATGGACATTGCAACCATGACCACGATCATGACCATCACCACCACTCTCATCACTTAGAGAACGATGGGTTTACCTCAGTTTCATTTGAGAGCGATAAGCCGTTTAGTATCAAGAAATTCCAGCATTTCTTAGATAACCAACTGCCGACCAATGTCTTCCGGGCGAAAGGCATTCTCTGGTTTGATGAAAGTCCGAAACGGCACATCTTTCACCTCAGCGGCAAGCGGTTTTCACTCGATGATGATGAGTGGAAAGGCAAGCCGAAAAATCAGTTAGTGCTGATTGGTCAAAACCTAGATCACGAAGCGCTGCGATCGCAAGTCGAAGCTTGTCTAGGCGTATCTTCAGAAAATCGCGGCAAAGGTTTCGGTCGTTAA
- a CDS encoding (2Fe-2S) ferredoxin domain-containing protein yields MPMSSKQVFVCQYQSCLAQGSAEVLAAFLESSDAEVSIVASGCQGQCNLGPTVRILPDEIWYCRVKPQDVETIVHSHLQEDHPVDRLLHPRFHPSYSTP; encoded by the coding sequence TTGCCCATGTCTTCCAAACAGGTATTCGTCTGCCAGTATCAAAGCTGTCTTGCTCAAGGGTCAGCCGAGGTACTGGCAGCTTTCTTAGAAAGTTCTGATGCTGAAGTATCGATCGTTGCATCAGGTTGCCAAGGACAATGTAATCTAGGTCCAACAGTGCGAATCCTGCCTGATGAAATTTGGTATTGTCGAGTGAAGCCGCAAGATGTGGAGACGATCGTTCACTCTCATTTACAGGAGGATCATCCTGTCGATCGCTTACTGCATCCCCGGTTTCACCCGTCTTATTCCACTCCGTAG
- the dtd gene encoding D-aminoacyl-tRNA deacylase: MRVILQRVTSSQVLVAGEVIGKIDRGVNLLVGIAETDTEAELDWMARKCLDLRVFPDGEQGRFDRSIQEINGEILVISQFTLYGDCRKGRRPSFDQAAAPNRAEQMYERFVEKLRESGLKVETGKFGAMMQVSIENDGPVTLILEK, translated from the coding sequence ATGCGCGTCATTCTCCAACGAGTTACTTCCTCCCAAGTATTAGTCGCTGGAGAAGTGATCGGAAAAATCGATCGAGGCGTCAATCTTCTCGTCGGAATCGCTGAAACCGATACAGAAGCAGAGCTTGATTGGATGGCGCGTAAATGTTTAGATCTCAGAGTCTTTCCTGATGGAGAGCAGGGACGATTCGATCGTTCAATTCAGGAAATTAACGGCGAAATTTTGGTGATTAGTCAGTTCACACTGTATGGAGATTGCCGAAAAGGACGACGACCATCGTTTGATCAAGCCGCTGCTCCCAATCGAGCCGAGCAGATGTATGAGAGATTCGTTGAGAAGTTGCGTGAAAGCGGATTGAAGGTCGAAACTGGGAAATTTGGAGCGATGATGCAAGTTTCGATCGAGAATGATGGGCCTGTCACATTAATTCTAGAGAAATGA
- the cpdA gene encoding 3',5'-cyclic-AMP phosphodiesterase — MISPPLRIVQVTDLHLFAESDRCLLGMPTLRSLNALITQLRQLRPRPDLLLLTGDLSQDGSADSYAHVQHLFAPLEIPTYWLPGNHDDIEVMQRSLTQFHAEKSFRCSNWQFILLNSQDPGCVHGRLSKESLQWLDHQLAENLDAPTLVSLHHPPFTVNSTWLDTSTLQNSAELLKVLDRYPQVKLVVFGHIHQEFQHQRKAVTYLGTPSTCIQFARESDEFALGKEDPGFRLIELHSDGTWQSQVKRVEFSYQRDLAATGY; from the coding sequence ATGATCTCGCCTCCTCTCAGAATTGTTCAGGTGACCGATCTGCATTTATTTGCCGAATCAGATCGGTGTCTTCTAGGAATGCCAACGTTGCGATCGCTGAACGCCCTGATCACTCAACTGCGTCAATTGCGCCCGCGACCTGATCTGTTACTGCTGACGGGCGATTTATCTCAAGATGGCTCGGCAGATTCATATGCACATGTGCAGCACTTATTTGCTCCCCTTGAGATTCCCACTTATTGGCTGCCTGGCAATCATGACGACATTGAGGTGATGCAGCGATCGCTGACTCAGTTCCATGCAGAGAAATCGTTTCGCTGTAGCAATTGGCAATTCATTCTTCTCAATTCTCAAGATCCAGGTTGTGTTCACGGTCGGCTCTCGAAGGAAAGTTTGCAATGGCTTGATCACCAACTCGCCGAAAATCTCGATGCTCCGACGCTAGTCTCGCTCCATCACCCGCCCTTTACAGTGAATTCGACTTGGTTAGATACGAGTACGTTGCAGAACTCAGCAGAGCTATTGAAAGTGCTCGATCGGTATCCCCAAGTCAAGCTTGTCGTATTTGGACATATTCACCAAGAATTTCAGCATCAACGCAAAGCCGTGACTTATCTAGGGACACCTTCAACTTGCATTCAGTTTGCGCGCGAAAGTGACGAGTTTGCTTTGGGAAAAGAAGATCCAGGGTTTCGACTCATTGAACTTCACTCAGATGGAACCTGGCAATCGCAAGTTAAGCGAGTGGAGTTCAGCTATCAACGTGATTTAGCCGCAACGGGCTACTGA